The following are from one region of the Deltaproteobacteria bacterium genome:
- a CDS encoding site-2 protease family protein — MESIASTIQEIAILAAPILIAVTFHEVAHGWIADRLGDPTARLLGRLTLNPIKHLDPIGTLVFFLTRMIGWAKPVPVNPLNFRDPLKGMMWVAIAGPVTNLFLAAVSAAILRLLIASGILFDASISFVMEPIRMMIYMSVIINVGLAVFNFIPIPPLDGSKVLMGLLSREQAEVFAKLEPYGFIILILFIMTNIDRMILSPIIGFTVSLLLGGIF, encoded by the coding sequence ATGGAATCTATAGCATCAACAATCCAGGAGATAGCCATACTTGCAGCGCCTATACTTATAGCTGTAACGTTTCACGAGGTTGCGCATGGCTGGATAGCAGACAGACTCGGAGACCCTACTGCAAGGCTTTTGGGGAGGCTTACATTAAATCCTATTAAACATCTTGACCCGATTGGCACCCTTGTATTTTTCCTGACACGGATGATAGGATGGGCAAAACCGGTTCCGGTGAATCCTTTAAACTTCAGGGATCCTTTAAAGGGGATGATGTGGGTTGCCATTGCAGGCCCTGTAACAAATCTGTTTCTCGCGGCAGTAAGCGCTGCTATCTTAAGGCTTCTAATAGCATCAGGCATCCTGTTTGACGCATCCATCTCTTTTGTTATGGAACCTATACGCATGATGATATATATGAGCGTCATTATAAATGTCGGACTGGCTGTTTTTAATTTTATCCCAATCCCGCCGCTTGATGGAAGTAAGGTTCTAATGGGGCTTCTCTCCAGAGAACAGGCTGAGGTTTTTGCAAAGCTTGAGCCTTATGGGTTTATAATACTTATCCTTTTCATTATGACAAATATTGACCGTATGATTCTCTCCCCCATTATAGGCTTCACAGTAAGTTTACTTCTCGGAGGCATATTTTGA